One stretch of Amycolatopsis tolypomycina DNA includes these proteins:
- a CDS encoding FtsK/SpoIIIE domain-containing protein — translation MANKAAEQRNRVETALDRVRHQIGLVLGAAAGARQAAEADLAKLQLEQEIVKVGMNHASAEQQNEWAKHPAAHEVFGALGTVRSAFYTDWSQGPATLRDLVAQNAPGPAGLPPGDWLGTVGHNAGLTSPGLWRVGSATAAGGDATRTFDVAVPLLDESHLAITSAPKTRPAIDGIVQNLLVRVLSTFEPGTVRVHLWDIGQLTAILPDLYPLSHTSALSLYDPGRLEDLLDELAGHIRRIHASCMSAGFTSLREMRQRTGQRGEPFRIVVLYGNGETLEPERARDLKRVASGALAAGICLIMVDVPTAVSAPVETLSLLDDRHAISSMTGTDLVVDLDPPMPSAQVIRAIDKIAKALIAKQGGPRSFDDLLPAELGRENSARELRAPVGFFEGEPVEVVIGDASPHALIGGPSGSGKTNFLYALLGSLAARYDPGELALYLLDFKEGVSFAGLAPGRKDASWLPHARLVGVNVNTDREFGLALLRFLADELRRRSAAAKEHEVTNLADLREADPGGHWPRIVAVIDEFQYLFAGRDQVTNTATQLLEDIARRGRSQGIHMVLASQDVAGIEAFWGKPAVFEQCTLRIAMPKARRVLAETNNAAVSAPKWHAVINHDSGVAHGNQLAHIPDASSKNVFVRLQHRLWEAYAGHFPRPRLFDGAHQPVLERFPAYLDLKPNSKPRALLGQSIDVTETACGVDLPRAPGRNVAVLGSATAEALSIMDSSARSLARQYEPGEVEFILSCPIEACAPAALELTDRLREDGHAASLVEDLTGVLESMTGSMTGGAKVLLLYGVDAALPALEAKAVGQLKSGLDHLRVVLKQGPGHGIHTIGWWRSIARLKDTLGFGGTDDIGTWAALDVQGNELSPFAAGQVVHWSPRPGRALFFDRTTHGAPEVIIPFQRPENDR, via the coding sequence ATGGCCAACAAAGCAGCCGAGCAACGCAACCGGGTCGAAACCGCACTGGACCGCGTCCGCCATCAGATCGGACTGGTGCTGGGCGCGGCGGCCGGGGCGCGCCAAGCCGCGGAGGCCGATCTCGCCAAGCTCCAGCTGGAGCAGGAGATCGTCAAGGTCGGCATGAACCACGCCAGTGCCGAGCAGCAGAACGAGTGGGCCAAGCACCCGGCCGCGCACGAAGTGTTCGGCGCGCTCGGCACCGTGCGAAGCGCTTTCTACACCGACTGGAGCCAGGGCCCGGCCACCCTCCGGGACCTGGTCGCGCAGAACGCACCCGGCCCGGCCGGGCTGCCGCCGGGCGACTGGCTCGGCACCGTCGGGCACAACGCCGGCCTGACGTCGCCGGGGCTGTGGCGCGTCGGCTCCGCCACGGCCGCCGGCGGCGACGCCACCCGGACGTTCGACGTCGCCGTCCCCCTGCTCGACGAGTCGCACCTGGCGATCACGTCGGCACCCAAGACGCGGCCCGCGATCGACGGCATCGTGCAGAACCTGCTCGTCCGCGTGCTTTCGACGTTCGAGCCCGGCACGGTCCGCGTGCACCTGTGGGACATCGGGCAGCTGACCGCGATCCTGCCCGACCTCTACCCGCTCAGCCACACCAGCGCGCTCTCCCTCTACGACCCGGGCCGGCTCGAGGACCTCCTCGACGAGCTGGCCGGGCACATCCGCCGCATCCACGCCAGCTGCATGTCCGCCGGGTTCACGTCGCTGCGGGAAATGCGGCAGAGGACCGGGCAGCGCGGCGAGCCGTTCCGGATCGTCGTGCTCTACGGCAACGGCGAGACCCTGGAACCCGAGCGCGCCCGCGACCTCAAGCGCGTCGCCAGCGGCGCGCTCGCCGCCGGCATCTGCCTGATCATGGTCGACGTGCCGACCGCGGTGAGCGCCCCGGTCGAGACGCTCAGCCTGCTCGACGACCGGCACGCGATCAGCAGCATGACCGGCACCGACCTGGTCGTCGACCTCGATCCGCCGATGCCGTCCGCGCAGGTGATCCGCGCGATCGACAAGATCGCCAAGGCGCTGATCGCCAAGCAGGGTGGGCCGCGGTCCTTCGACGACCTCCTGCCCGCGGAGCTCGGCCGGGAGAACTCGGCGCGCGAGCTGCGGGCCCCGGTCGGGTTCTTCGAAGGCGAGCCGGTCGAGGTCGTCATCGGCGACGCGAGCCCGCACGCCCTGATCGGCGGACCGTCCGGTTCGGGCAAGACGAACTTCCTGTACGCGCTGCTCGGCAGCCTCGCCGCGCGGTACGACCCCGGCGAGCTGGCGCTGTACCTGCTGGACTTCAAGGAAGGCGTCTCGTTCGCCGGGCTGGCGCCGGGCCGCAAGGACGCGAGCTGGCTGCCGCACGCGCGGCTCGTCGGGGTCAACGTCAACACCGACCGCGAGTTCGGCCTGGCGCTGCTGCGGTTCCTCGCCGACGAGCTGCGCCGCCGGTCCGCGGCCGCGAAGGAGCACGAGGTCACGAACCTCGCCGACCTCCGCGAAGCCGACCCGGGCGGGCACTGGCCGCGGATCGTCGCGGTGATCGACGAGTTCCAGTACCTGTTCGCCGGCCGCGACCAGGTGACGAACACGGCGACGCAGCTGCTCGAGGACATCGCGCGGCGCGGCCGTTCGCAGGGCATCCACATGGTGCTGGCCAGCCAGGACGTCGCCGGCATCGAGGCGTTCTGGGGCAAGCCGGCGGTGTTCGAGCAGTGCACGCTGCGGATCGCGATGCCTAAGGCGCGGCGCGTGCTGGCCGAGACGAACAACGCCGCGGTGTCGGCGCCGAAGTGGCACGCGGTGATCAACCACGACTCCGGCGTCGCGCACGGCAACCAGCTGGCCCACATCCCGGACGCGAGCAGCAAGAACGTGTTCGTCCGGCTGCAGCACCGGCTGTGGGAGGCGTACGCGGGCCACTTCCCGCGGCCGCGCCTGTTCGACGGCGCGCACCAGCCGGTGCTGGAACGGTTCCCGGCGTACCTCGACCTCAAGCCGAACTCGAAGCCGCGGGCCCTGCTGGGCCAGTCGATCGACGTCACCGAGACGGCGTGCGGCGTCGACCTGCCGCGGGCGCCGGGCCGCAACGTCGCGGTGCTCGGCTCGGCGACCGCCGAAGCACTGTCCATCATGGACTCGTCGGCACGGTCGCTGGCCCGCCAGTACGAACCCGGCGAAGTCGAGTTCATCCTGAGCTGCCCGATCGAGGCGTGCGCCCCGGCCGCGCTCGAGCTCACGGACCGGTTGCGGGAAGACGGTCACGCGGCGTCGCTGGTGGAGGACCTGACCGGCGTGCTGGAGTCGATGACGGGCTCGATGACCGGCGGCGCGAAGGTGCTGCTGCTGTACGGCGTCGACGCGGCGCTGCCGGCACTGGAGGCGAAGGCGGTCGGCCAGCTCAAGAGCGGCCTCGACCACCTGCGGGTGGTGCTCAAGCAGGGGCCGGGCCACGGCATCCACACGATCGGCTGGTGGCGCAGCATCGCCCGGCTCAAGGACACGCTGGGCTTCGGCGGCACCGACGACATCGGCACGTGGGCGGCGCTGGACGTCCAGGGCAACGAGCTGTCACCGTTCGCGGCGGGCCAGGTGGTGCACTGGTCGCCGCGCCCGGGCCGCGCGCTGTTCTTCGACCGCACCACCCACGGCGCACCCGAAGTGATCATCCCGTTCCAGCGTCCGGAGAACGACCGATGA
- a CDS encoding YbaB/EbfC family nucleoid-associated protein, translating into MNNDQLIEEMRWQLKQIEDRKAENQRLLAGIAGSGHTTVVSPDRVVTVLAGPGGVVSEVRLAPEAMRFDAGTLSRTITAAIREAVAAGGRLGVPQPAGQAPPLAGHAPQPLRVPPPQQQQQQQRRPAPVDDDDPYDTVFDV; encoded by the coding sequence ATGAACAACGACCAGCTGATCGAGGAAATGCGCTGGCAGCTCAAGCAGATCGAAGACCGCAAGGCCGAAAACCAGCGTCTCCTGGCGGGCATCGCGGGAAGCGGCCACACGACCGTCGTCTCGCCGGATCGGGTTGTCACCGTGCTGGCCGGGCCTGGTGGGGTGGTCAGCGAAGTGCGGCTTGCGCCCGAAGCCATGCGGTTCGACGCCGGGACGCTCAGCCGGACGATCACCGCCGCCATCCGGGAGGCCGTTGCCGCCGGGGGTCGGCTGGGTGTGCCGCAGCCGGCTGGGCAAGCGCCACCGCTGGCCGGGCATGCGCCGCAACCCCTGCGCGTGCCTCCGCCGCAACAACAGCAACAGCAGCAGCGGCGGCCGGCGCCCGTGGACGACGACGATCCCTACGACACCGTCTTCGACGTCTGA
- a CDS encoding putative T7SS-secreted protein, which produces MSARDFPALGFDPAPGDLDGITDLAGKYRAVSKDLTEADDSLRRIVRKQGIWQGEASEAFARRLGPLPQYLEGAARSMGEAADALEKWAQDLGDLQKRAAELEARAEAAAQAAEQARANPDLALANRTFPDQQSLQLAQRLLDNAGQQLQTAIDGCQNVQDAAKQLQQEHAEAAGRVADQLRKAKELAPDEPDLLDKLSGAVVGVIGGLADTLVDGAEQAWNFVQDHAELISKLSDVVGDIGNGLGVVSDCLPPPADEVASLVATGLGLGALGGHALAKSAGADVASETLIFDLAGAGTSLAGLIPLVPDAAIKVASYGLLADQAVGEGVGGKDFESPWDDFQNYWVPKDMGQAAVVAGTLVAGPAPWAVVAVTNAADAGMQADNTPERRRERAEDEVWN; this is translated from the coding sequence ATGAGCGCCCGCGACTTCCCGGCCCTGGGCTTCGACCCGGCACCCGGCGACCTCGACGGCATCACCGACCTGGCGGGCAAGTACCGCGCGGTGAGCAAGGACCTGACCGAGGCGGATGATTCGCTGCGCCGGATCGTCCGGAAGCAGGGCATCTGGCAGGGCGAGGCGAGCGAGGCGTTCGCGCGCCGCCTAGGGCCATTGCCGCAGTACCTCGAGGGCGCGGCCAGGTCGATGGGCGAGGCGGCCGACGCGCTCGAGAAGTGGGCCCAAGACCTCGGTGACCTGCAGAAACGCGCAGCGGAACTGGAGGCCCGCGCCGAGGCGGCGGCCCAGGCGGCGGAGCAGGCGCGGGCGAACCCGGACCTGGCGCTGGCCAACCGGACGTTCCCGGATCAGCAGTCCCTGCAGCTCGCCCAGCGCCTGCTGGACAACGCCGGTCAGCAGCTCCAGACCGCCATCGATGGCTGCCAGAACGTCCAAGATGCGGCGAAGCAGCTTCAGCAGGAGCACGCGGAGGCCGCGGGCCGGGTCGCCGACCAGCTGCGGAAGGCGAAGGAGCTGGCGCCGGACGAGCCGGACCTGCTCGACAAGCTGTCCGGAGCGGTTGTCGGGGTCATCGGTGGCTTGGCGGACACGCTGGTCGATGGCGCTGAGCAGGCGTGGAACTTCGTCCAGGACCACGCGGAGCTGATCTCGAAGCTCTCCGATGTAGTGGGCGACATCGGCAACGGCCTCGGCGTCGTGAGCGATTGCCTGCCACCCCCGGCGGACGAGGTCGCGAGCCTCGTCGCCACTGGTTTGGGTCTCGGTGCACTCGGCGGTCATGCCCTCGCCAAGTCGGCAGGCGCCGACGTGGCATCGGAGACGTTGATCTTCGACCTGGCAGGCGCGGGCACCTCGCTGGCCGGGCTGATCCCGCTGGTTCCCGACGCCGCGATCAAGGTGGCAAGCTACGGCTTGCTCGCCGACCAGGCGGTTGGTGAGGGGGTGGGTGGTAAAGACTTCGAGAGCCCTTGGGACGACTTCCAGAACTACTGGGTGCCGAAGGACATGGGCCAGGCGGCCGTCGTGGCCGGCACGCTCGTCGCGGGCCCTGCTCCGTGGGCGGTGGTTGCGGTGACCAACGCCGCCGACGCAGGGATGCAGGCCGATAACACGCCGGAGCGCCGACGTGAGCGGGCGGAAGACGAGGTGTGGAACTGA
- a CDS encoding endonuclease/exonuclease/phosphatase family protein, with product MTKTHRSKAAFTVAVASGLVLGGVAAPAALAAPSADAVIAEVYGGGGNSGATLTSDFVELANRGAAAASLAGFSVQYLPGSASPSSAWQVTPLAGSVAPGGRYLVAESKGSGGTVALPTPDATGAIALSATAGTIALVSGTTALTCKTAADCAADSRIKDLVGFGTATVREGNPTAAPSNTTSVARGTALADTDDNAADFTVGEPTPTNTAGESTGGDPGPAPTPAKIHDIQGTTRISPFKDKKVGDVTGVVTATRTFGSQRGFWLTDPNPDSDPRTSEGLFVFTGSTSPAVAVGDAVTATGTVREFYPDAPATSNFQSLTELTGAQWTVGSQGNALPAPTVLNPDTVPTTYAPSPGGNIEPLALEPSKYALDFWEAHESEIVSISDARVVGPTNSFNELYVTSKPDQHKSARGGSVYLGYDQLNSGVMKVSSLIPFAERPFPKLNVGDVLTGTTSGPVEYDDFGGYTLFASVLGTEKDNGLAQETTRKQRTGELAVATYNVENLSPVDTQAKFDRLADAIVTHLATPDIVNLEEIQDNNGPANDTVVAADQTLQRFTDAIVAKGGPRYEWREIDPVDDADGGQPGGNIRVAFLFNPARVSFVDRPGGTPTTAVGVVREHGKAHLTVSPGRVDPANEAWTASRKPLAGEFVFKGRTVFVIANHFNSKGGDQPTHGRFQPPARSSEVQRAKQATVLRGFVDALLAADRNANIVVAGDLNDYPFSPAVQTLTAGGALKDLIASVPEAERYSYVFEGQSQVLDHILASRALRGVDYDVVHINAEFADQASDHDPQVIRFRPGAGNPIEDGFNDFLDWLDQVFGKK from the coding sequence GTGACCAAGACCCACAGATCCAAGGCCGCCTTCACGGTGGCCGTCGCGTCGGGCCTGGTGCTCGGCGGCGTGGCCGCACCGGCCGCGCTCGCCGCACCCAGCGCCGACGCGGTCATCGCCGAGGTCTACGGCGGCGGTGGCAACTCCGGCGCGACGCTCACCAGCGACTTCGTCGAGCTCGCCAACCGCGGCGCGGCCGCCGCGAGCCTGGCGGGCTTCAGCGTCCAGTACCTGCCCGGTTCGGCGAGCCCGTCGAGCGCCTGGCAGGTGACGCCGCTGGCCGGCAGCGTGGCGCCGGGCGGGCGCTACCTCGTCGCCGAGAGCAAGGGATCCGGCGGCACCGTCGCCCTGCCGACGCCGGACGCGACCGGCGCGATCGCGCTGTCGGCCACCGCGGGCACGATCGCCCTCGTCTCCGGCACCACCGCGTTGACCTGCAAGACCGCGGCCGACTGCGCCGCCGACAGCCGGATCAAGGACCTCGTCGGCTTCGGCACCGCGACCGTGCGCGAGGGCAACCCGACCGCGGCGCCGTCGAACACGACGTCCGTCGCGCGCGGCACGGCGCTCGCCGACACCGACGACAACGCCGCCGACTTCACCGTCGGCGAGCCGACCCCGACCAACACCGCGGGCGAGTCGACCGGCGGGGACCCCGGCCCGGCGCCGACCCCGGCGAAGATCCACGACATCCAGGGCACCACGCGGATTTCGCCCTTCAAGGACAAGAAGGTCGGCGACGTCACCGGCGTCGTCACCGCGACCCGGACGTTCGGCTCGCAGCGCGGGTTCTGGCTGACCGACCCGAACCCGGACAGCGACCCGCGCACCAGCGAGGGCCTGTTCGTCTTCACCGGCTCCACCAGCCCGGCCGTCGCGGTCGGTGACGCGGTGACCGCGACCGGTACCGTCCGCGAGTTCTACCCGGACGCGCCGGCGACGTCGAACTTCCAGTCGCTGACCGAGCTGACCGGTGCACAGTGGACGGTCGGCTCGCAGGGGAACGCCCTGCCGGCGCCGACTGTGCTGAACCCGGACACCGTGCCGACGACGTACGCGCCTTCGCCCGGCGGGAACATCGAACCGCTGGCGCTGGAGCCGTCGAAGTACGCGCTGGACTTCTGGGAGGCGCACGAGAGCGAGATCGTGTCGATCAGCGACGCGCGGGTGGTCGGCCCGACGAACTCGTTCAACGAGCTGTACGTGACGTCGAAGCCGGACCAGCACAAGTCGGCGCGCGGCGGCAGCGTCTACCTCGGGTACGACCAGCTCAACAGCGGCGTCATGAAGGTGTCGTCGCTGATCCCGTTCGCCGAGCGGCCGTTCCCGAAGCTCAACGTCGGTGACGTGCTGACCGGCACCACGTCGGGCCCGGTCGAGTACGACGACTTCGGCGGCTACACGCTGTTCGCGAGCGTGCTCGGGACCGAAAAGGACAACGGGCTCGCGCAGGAGACCACGCGCAAGCAGCGGACCGGCGAGCTCGCCGTCGCGACGTACAACGTCGAAAATCTGTCCCCTGTGGACACCCAGGCGAAGTTCGACCGGCTCGCCGACGCGATCGTGACCCACCTCGCGACGCCGGACATCGTGAACCTGGAAGAGATCCAGGACAACAACGGGCCGGCGAACGACACCGTCGTCGCGGCCGACCAGACGCTGCAGCGGTTCACCGACGCGATCGTCGCGAAGGGCGGCCCGCGCTACGAGTGGCGTGAGATCGACCCGGTCGACGACGCCGACGGCGGCCAGCCGGGCGGCAACATCCGGGTGGCGTTCCTGTTCAACCCGGCCCGTGTGTCCTTTGTGGACCGTCCGGGTGGGACGCCGACGACGGCCGTCGGCGTCGTCCGCGAGCACGGCAAGGCGCACCTGACGGTGTCGCCGGGCCGCGTCGACCCCGCGAACGAGGCGTGGACGGCGAGCCGGAAGCCACTGGCAGGCGAGTTCGTCTTCAAGGGCCGCACGGTGTTCGTCATCGCCAACCACTTCAACTCCAAGGGCGGCGACCAGCCGACGCACGGCCGGTTCCAGCCGCCGGCGCGCAGCTCCGAGGTGCAGCGGGCGAAGCAGGCGACGGTGCTGCGCGGGTTCGTGGACGCGTTGCTGGCGGCGGACCGCAACGCGAACATCGTCGTGGCGGGCGACCTGAACGACTACCCGTTCTCGCCGGCGGTCCAGACGCTCACCGCGGGTGGCGCGCTGAAGGACCTGATCGCGTCGGTGCCCGAAGCCGAGCGGTACAGCTACGTGTTCGAGGGACAGTCCCAGGTGCTGGACCACATCCTGGCGTCGCGGGCGCTGCGCGGGGTGGACTACGACGTCGTCCACATCAACGCGGAGTTCGCGGACCAGGCCAGCGACCACGACCCGCAGGTGATCCGGTTCCGGCCGGGTGCCGGGAACCCGATCGAGGACGGGTTCAACGACTTCCTCGACTGGCTGGACCAGGTGTTCGGGAAGAAGTAG
- a CDS encoding CapA family protein, whose amino-acid sequence MITLVIGGDVHIQGRAATAFVQLEPLLKGADLRFANLEGPLDAASAEALTSAGIDVVSCANDLPLPSAGLGVLDHAGIAHCGAGANLDAAHAPAVVERSGGKIAFLAYTSLRHPHAAPPDFPVVAQAFATTAYQPDPHVTEIPGRPPLVRTTPVPEHLDRLIADIKRAKSAHDHVVVSMHWGLPGAELAEYQVTYGRAAIDAGADLVAGHGSRTIQAVEVYRGRPILYGLGNLAADRPDGLLAGCMLGEEPRLELIPVRRNADNECEPLAGDEADKVLRYVAEVSALRSAKVTVQSGIASVVVGA is encoded by the coding sequence GTGATCACGCTCGTTATCGGCGGAGATGTCCACATCCAGGGCCGCGCGGCCACCGCCTTCGTTCAGCTGGAGCCGCTCCTCAAGGGCGCCGACCTCCGGTTCGCCAACCTCGAAGGCCCGCTCGACGCCGCGTCGGCCGAAGCGCTGACGTCGGCCGGCATCGACGTCGTCTCGTGCGCCAACGACCTCCCCCTCCCGTCGGCGGGCCTCGGCGTCCTTGACCACGCCGGGATCGCGCACTGCGGCGCGGGTGCGAACCTCGACGCCGCGCACGCGCCGGCGGTGGTCGAGCGCTCCGGCGGGAAGATCGCCTTCCTCGCGTACACGTCCCTTCGTCACCCCCACGCCGCGCCGCCGGACTTCCCGGTGGTCGCGCAAGCGTTTGCGACGACGGCGTACCAGCCCGATCCGCACGTCACGGAGATCCCGGGCCGCCCGCCGCTCGTCCGCACCACGCCGGTGCCCGAACACCTCGACCGGCTGATCGCCGACATCAAGCGGGCCAAGAGCGCCCACGACCACGTGGTCGTCTCGATGCACTGGGGTCTCCCAGGCGCCGAACTCGCCGAGTACCAGGTCACCTACGGGCGCGCCGCGATCGACGCCGGCGCCGACCTGGTCGCCGGGCACGGGTCGCGCACCATCCAGGCCGTCGAGGTGTACCGCGGCCGGCCGATCCTCTACGGCCTGGGCAACCTCGCCGCCGACCGGCCGGACGGGCTGCTGGCCGGGTGCATGCTCGGCGAAGAACCGCGGCTCGAGCTGATCCCGGTGCGGCGCAACGCGGACAACGAGTGCGAGCCGCTCGCCGGGGACGAAGCCGACAAGGTGCTGCGGTACGTCGCGGAGGTGTCGGCCCTGCGTTCGGCGAAGGTGACCGTCCAGAGCGGAATCGCCTCGGTTGTCGTTGGTGCGTAA